A stretch of Leucobacter aridicollis DNA encodes these proteins:
- a CDS encoding uroporphyrinogen-III synthase, whose product MTLANLADPPTLGGRIVLVPRGGERGERIAEHVRTLSGEAVLVPLIEQLPPHDGAALRAAIARVNAGHYGWVAVTSVHGADALISGGALSGRARIAAVGPATAERLEAAGFDVDLIPAEFTGARLAERLAAERAGGAGAAVGDPDPADRVLLPLSDLADQTVENGLREAGFEPERVTAYRTVPVAAVRADAELRPRLGAVLVFSSSGARALAGRFAPLPPGALVAAIGEPTARELARLGIPAAVVAAEHTAAGTVRALAEHCARLSSGPTAFTETTNREGTDA is encoded by the coding sequence ATGACCCTCGCGAACCTGGCTGACCCGCCGACGCTCGGCGGGCGGATCGTGCTCGTGCCGCGCGGCGGCGAACGGGGCGAGCGGATCGCCGAGCACGTGCGCACCCTCAGCGGCGAGGCGGTCCTCGTCCCGCTCATCGAACAGCTGCCGCCGCACGATGGCGCGGCGCTTCGCGCCGCGATCGCGCGCGTCAACGCCGGACACTACGGCTGGGTCGCCGTCACGAGCGTGCACGGCGCCGACGCGCTCATCTCGGGTGGGGCGCTCTCCGGTCGAGCCCGGATCGCGGCCGTCGGCCCCGCGACGGCGGAGCGTCTCGAGGCCGCCGGGTTCGACGTCGACCTCATCCCCGCCGAGTTCACGGGCGCGCGGCTGGCCGAGCGGCTCGCCGCCGAGCGTGCGGGCGGGGCGGGCGCGGCAGTGGGGGATCCTGATCCCGCCGACCGCGTGCTCCTCCCGCTCTCAGACCTCGCCGATCAGACCGTCGAGAACGGGCTGCGCGAGGCGGGCTTCGAGCCCGAGCGCGTCACGGCCTACCGCACCGTCCCCGTTGCCGCCGTCCGCGCCGACGCCGAGCTCCGGCCGCGGCTCGGTGCCGTGCTCGTCTTCAGCTCGTCCGGCGCGCGGGCGCTAGCCGGCCGCTTCGCGCCGCTCCCACCCGGAGCGCTCGTCGCCGCGATCGGTGAACCCACCGCCCGCGAACTCGCGCGGCTCGGCATCCCCGCTGCCGTCGTCGCCGCCGAGCACACCGCGGCGGGCACGGTGCGGGCGCTCGCCGAGCACTGCGCGCGCCTGAGCTCCGGCCCGACAGCTTTCACTGAAACCACCAACCGAGAAGGAACCGACGCATGA
- the hemB gene encoding porphobilinogen synthase: protein MTPTVRPRRLRATPAMRGLATETRVHPRDLILPMFVREGIDAPFPIGSMPGVVQHTLDSLRAAVAEAAAAGVGGVMLFGIPAVRDARGSAADDPAGILNVATAAVRAEAGDALVVQTDLCLDEFTDHGHCGVLTADGAAVDNDATLDRYRAMAVAQAEAGSELLGLSGMMDGQVAAVREALDDAGHPDTALLAYSAKYASAFYGPFREAVDSQLTGDRKGYQMNPANRREGLREAELDVLEGADIVMVKPAMSYLDVLADVAAVSPVPAWAYQVSGEAAMIEAAAQNGWIDRRRAIEESVLGIKRAGADAILSYFATELAGWLR from the coding sequence ATGACCCCCACTGTTCGCCCCAGGCGGCTCCGCGCGACGCCAGCGATGCGCGGCCTCGCCACCGAGACCCGCGTGCACCCCCGCGACCTGATCCTCCCGATGTTCGTGCGCGAGGGGATCGACGCGCCGTTCCCGATCGGCTCCATGCCGGGCGTCGTGCAGCACACTCTCGACTCCCTCCGTGCCGCGGTCGCGGAGGCGGCCGCGGCCGGGGTCGGGGGCGTCATGCTGTTCGGGATCCCGGCGGTGCGCGACGCCCGGGGCAGTGCTGCGGACGACCCCGCTGGCATCCTCAATGTCGCGACCGCCGCCGTCCGCGCTGAGGCCGGCGACGCGCTCGTCGTGCAGACCGATCTGTGCCTCGACGAGTTCACCGACCACGGGCACTGCGGGGTGCTCACTGCCGACGGCGCCGCCGTCGACAACGATGCGACCCTCGACCGGTACCGCGCGATGGCCGTCGCGCAGGCCGAGGCCGGGTCGGAACTCCTTGGGCTGTCGGGCATGATGGACGGCCAGGTCGCCGCCGTGCGCGAGGCGCTCGACGACGCCGGTCACCCCGACACGGCGCTGCTCGCCTACTCGGCGAAGTACGCCTCGGCGTTCTACGGGCCGTTCCGCGAGGCGGTGGACTCGCAGCTCACCGGCGACCGCAAGGGCTACCAGATGAACCCGGCGAACCGCCGCGAGGGGCTCCGCGAGGCCGAACTCGACGTGCTCGAAGGCGCCGACATCGTCATGGTGAAGCCCGCGATGAGCTACCTCGACGTGCTCGCCGACGTCGCGGCCGTCAGCCCCGTGCCCGCCTGGGCCTACCAGGTGTCGGGTGAGGCCGCCATGATCGAGGCTGCGGCCCAGAACGGCTGGATCGACAGGCGGCGGGCGATCGAGGAGTCCGTGCTCGGGATCAAGCGGGCAGGGGCTGATGCGATCCTGAGCTACTTCGCCACCGAGCTCGCGGGGTGGCTGCGATGA